In Streptosporangiales bacterium, a single genomic region encodes these proteins:
- the truA gene encoding tRNA pseudouridine(38-40) synthase TruA — MTAEPTAHGPVSTPGDGPVRLRLDIGYDGAQLSGWAAQPGRRTVQGLLEEAIGRVLRLADPPRLTVAGRTDAGVHARGQVAHLDVPAAAAAEATEHLVRRLAGVLPGDVRVFGVRRAPEGFDARFSALSRHYVYRLCDDPAGPDPLRRHDTVWHRHPLDVAAMAEGCRALVGEHDFAAYCRPRKGATTIRRLLQYDWSRGADGVLVAEVAADAFCHNMVRALVGAAVAVGTGRRPVAWPAEVLAAGERDSAVTVMPAHGLTLTEVHYPPDGDLAARAAVTRTRRTPST, encoded by the coding sequence CTGACCGCCGAACCGACCGCACACGGGCCCGTCTCCACTCCTGGAGACGGGCCCGTGCGGCTTCGCCTGGACATCGGCTACGACGGCGCGCAGCTGTCCGGCTGGGCGGCGCAGCCCGGCCGCCGTACGGTCCAGGGGCTGCTCGAGGAGGCGATCGGCCGGGTGCTGCGGCTGGCCGACCCGCCGCGGCTGACGGTGGCTGGCCGTACCGACGCCGGCGTGCACGCGCGCGGCCAGGTCGCGCACCTGGACGTGCCTGCCGCGGCCGCCGCGGAGGCCACCGAGCACCTGGTGCGCCGGCTGGCCGGGGTGCTCCCCGGGGACGTCCGGGTCTTCGGCGTGCGGCGTGCCCCCGAGGGCTTCGACGCGCGGTTCTCCGCGCTGTCGCGGCACTACGTCTACCGGCTCTGCGACGACCCGGCCGGCCCCGACCCGCTGCGCCGGCACGACACCGTCTGGCACCGGCACCCGCTCGACGTGGCCGCGATGGCCGAGGGGTGCCGGGCGCTGGTCGGGGAGCACGACTTCGCGGCGTACTGCCGGCCGAGGAAGGGTGCCACCACGATCAGGCGGCTGCTGCAGTACGACTGGTCCCGCGGCGCCGACGGCGTGCTCGTCGCCGAGGTGGCGGCGGACGCGTTCTGCCACAACATGGTGCGCGCGCTGGTCGGCGCGGCGGTCGCCGTCGGCACGGGCCGTCGGCCGGTGGCATGGCCCGCCGAGGTACTCGCCGCCGGCGAGCGCGACTCCGCCGTCACGGTGATGCCCGCACACGGCCTGACCCTCACCGAAGTGCACTACCCCCCGGACGGCGACCTCGCGGCCCGTGCCGCCGTCACCAGAACCCGCCGCACCCCGTCCACGTAG
- the rplQ gene encoding 50S ribosomal protein L17 translates to MPTPNRGPRLGGSPSHERLILANLATQLFEHGRITTTVTKAKRLRPLAERLITKARRGDLHARRQVAKVIRDKDVVQELFDEVGPRYVNRPGGYTRITKIGARKGDNAPLAVIELVEEMAETPAAKKAAAKKTAAKKTAAKKAAASDEAEETTEEADAEPTASDADDADAPADDDGKDKGES, encoded by the coding sequence ATGCCCACGCCCAACAGGGGCCCGCGCCTTGGCGGTAGCCCGAGTCACGAGCGGTTGATCCTGGCCAACCTCGCGACACAGCTGTTCGAGCACGGCCGGATCACCACCACGGTGACGAAGGCCAAGCGGCTGCGCCCGCTTGCCGAGCGGCTGATCACCAAGGCCAGGCGTGGTGACCTGCACGCCCGCCGTCAGGTCGCCAAGGTCATCCGCGACAAGGACGTCGTGCAGGAGCTGTTCGACGAGGTCGGGCCGCGGTACGTGAACCGGCCCGGTGGCTACACGAGGATCACGAAGATCGGCGCCCGCAAGGGCGACAACGCCCCGCTGGCGGTGATCGAGCTCGTCGAGGAGATGGCCGAGACCCCGGCGGCGAAGAAGGCCGCGGCCAAGAAGACGGCGGCGAAGAAGACCGCCGCGAAGAAGGCCGCAGCCTCCGACGAGGCCGAGGAGACGACGGAGGAGGCCGACGCCGAGCCCACGGCGTCGGACGCGGACGACGCCGACGCCCCGGCCGACGACGACGGCAAGGACAAGGGCGAGTCCTGA